One window of Bacillus alkalicellulosilyticus genomic DNA carries:
- a CDS encoding Hsp20/alpha crystallin family protein, whose amino-acid sequence MKDDKNLPNVQHSYQDFLKSIDSFFTETFKNFHLSGLFAPSFPVRTYETNSEFVIEAHLPGIKKEQITLDVSDYFVRITVKDEEIIEERNDNEQLISHFHSSQLRERVIPVPFSITEKDAKASHNNGLLTIRIPNKRKTIEIE is encoded by the coding sequence ATGAAGGATGATAAAAACTTACCTAACGTTCAACATTCGTACCAAGACTTTTTAAAGTCGATCGACAGTTTCTTTACTGAAACCTTTAAGAATTTTCACCTGAGTGGACTTTTTGCACCATCTTTTCCAGTACGAACATATGAAACAAATAGCGAATTTGTGATTGAAGCCCATCTCCCTGGCATCAAAAAAGAACAGATTACATTAGATGTTTCGGATTACTTTGTAAGAATCACGGTGAAAGATGAGGAAATAATTGAAGAACGTAATGACAATGAACAATTAATTTCCCACTTTCATAGCTCACAGCTTCGTGAACGTGTTATTCCTGTTCCTTTTTCCATTACAGAAAAAGATGCGAAGGCAAGTCACAACAATGGGTTATTGACCATACGCATACCTAATAAGAGAAAGACAATTGAAATCGAGTAG
- a CDS encoding YppG family protein, with protein sequence MFPNSPYAGSQPPYPYGHQHPYPGMPSPFYHGGYQPFPYGGGQQMAQPPFPSGNQPSQQPQQGQGQGQPQQGAQQQQTQNQQPGFPPGATGYPPYGPQPGGFNFLAAFTDETGKFNLTKTQKTVDDVVKTVNQVTPLMKQMGSIFGGPTNS encoded by the coding sequence ATGTTTCCTAATTCACCGTATGCCGGTTCTCAGCCACCTTACCCATATGGGCATCAACATCCTTATCCAGGGATGCCGTCCCCTTTTTATCATGGAGGGTATCAACCATTTCCATATGGGGGTGGTCAGCAAATGGCACAGCCTCCTTTCCCTAGTGGAAATCAACCATCTCAACAACCCCAACAAGGGCAAGGGCAAGGACAACCACAACAAGGAGCTCAACAGCAACAAACACAAAATCAACAACCTGGGTTTCCACCTGGGGCAACGGGTTACCCCCCTTACGGACCTCAACCTGGAGGGTTTAACTTTTTAGCTGCTTTCACTGATGAAACGGGGAAATTCAACTTAACGAAAACACAAAAAACGGTCGATGATGTCGTCAAAACCGTAAACCAAGTCACTCCTTTAATGAAACAAATGGGCTCCATTTTTGGTGGCCCAACAAACTCGTAA
- a CDS encoding DUF418 domain-containing protein, which yields MNQSELEPIPLQERIVPLDIIRGLALFGILLANLLYYHEPLFMVMGTGQEGQLWTSTPNVVSQWILDIFVVGKFYPMFSILFGIGFAVFIERIVAKGGPANNFFAKRLFILALFGIIHVFFIWSGDILLGYALTGFFLLLFINAQPKTILKWAFWLFFISHILIGLLTMASVAMLEMLGEELYSSEEIASALSVFQTGSYSEILSYRLSIEIPTVLGNLFFIVPSILPLFLFGYYATKTINLYQIDQHLPWVKAVWNKSLLLSLILCPFFLVVKGNWIGMSNALVIGLDFILAAIFGLALCIFYMTSIVLLYYKGKMFLNVFSYPGKMALSNYLFQSFICVTIFYGYGFGYFAKIGPALGILLAFIIYALQVIVSFYWLKYFRFGPMEWIWKTITYHKAQPLKRR from the coding sequence ATGAATCAATCAGAGTTAGAACCGATTCCGTTGCAGGAACGAATTGTGCCATTAGACATTATAAGAGGACTCGCGTTATTTGGCATTTTACTAGCCAACTTACTATATTATCATGAGCCACTTTTTATGGTAATGGGTACTGGGCAAGAGGGGCAGTTATGGACGTCCACTCCTAATGTAGTGAGCCAGTGGATATTAGATATTTTTGTAGTAGGAAAGTTTTATCCGATGTTTTCTATTTTATTTGGAATTGGATTTGCTGTTTTTATTGAAAGAATCGTTGCTAAAGGTGGGCCAGCTAATAATTTTTTTGCAAAACGGTTATTCATTCTTGCTTTATTTGGTATTATTCATGTTTTTTTTATTTGGTCTGGTGATATTTTGCTTGGTTATGCTTTGACGGGATTTTTTTTACTATTATTTATTAATGCTCAACCAAAAACGATACTCAAGTGGGCGTTTTGGCTGTTTTTCATTAGCCATATTCTTATAGGTCTTTTGACGATGGCTTCTGTTGCCATGCTGGAGATGTTGGGTGAGGAATTATACAGTTCTGAAGAAATTGCGTCAGCGCTATCTGTTTTTCAAACAGGTAGCTATTCAGAAATTCTCTCTTATCGATTATCCATAGAAATCCCAACTGTCCTTGGAAATTTGTTTTTTATTGTACCTTCGATTCTCCCTTTGTTTTTGTTTGGTTATTATGCAACAAAAACGATTAATCTTTATCAAATCGACCAACACCTTCCTTGGGTGAAGGCGGTTTGGAATAAGAGTTTACTACTTTCATTAATCCTTTGTCCGTTTTTCCTTGTTGTTAAAGGGAATTGGATAGGAATGTCCAATGCACTTGTAATCGGATTAGATTTCATTTTAGCAGCTATTTTTGGCCTTGCATTATGCATTTTTTATATGACTAGTATTGTCCTGCTTTATTATAAAGGAAAGATGTTTCTGAACGTGTTTAGTTATCCTGGCAAGATGGCATTATCGAATTACTTGTTTCAATCTTTCATTTGTGTCACAATCTTTTATGGATATGGTTTTGGATATTTTGCAAAAATTGGCCCAGCACTTGGAATCTTGTTAGCATTCATCATTTACGCATTACAAGTGATTGTCAGCTTCTATTGGCTTAAATACTTTCGTTTTGGTCCAATGGAGTGGATTTGGAAAACCATTACTTATCATAAAGCCCAACCTTTGAAAAGGAGGTAA
- a CDS encoding methyl-accepting chemotaxis protein translates to MLETQERMNMMTSEMKELVSTTKKIEDISNLVTTIAEQTNLLALNAAIEAARAGEHGKGFAVVAGEVRKLAENTKEAVSEVSGLISEINRYTDTMTNSILENSEEIQKGASESSQTTLFFIEILSILSEMKGQNVHITNEMNELTEIFTDISKAAEQVAIASDELTTITTSLN, encoded by the coding sequence ATGTTGGAAACTCAAGAGCGAATGAATATGATGACTTCAGAAATGAAAGAGCTCGTTTCTACAACCAAAAAAATTGAGGACATCTCAAACCTAGTAACAACGATTGCAGAGCAAACAAACCTTCTTGCATTAAATGCAGCTATTGAGGCGGCCCGTGCGGGTGAACATGGAAAGGGATTTGCAGTTGTTGCTGGAGAAGTAAGAAAGTTGGCCGAAAATACGAAAGAAGCTGTATCTGAAGTGTCAGGTTTAATTAGTGAGATTAATCGATACACAGATACAATGACAAACTCAATTCTTGAGAATAGCGAAGAAATTCAAAAGGGAGCTAGTGAGTCTAGTCAAACAACCCTCTTTTTTATAGAGATCCTTTCCATTTTGAGTGAGATGAAAGGGCAAAACGTTCATATTACAAATGAGATGAATGAATTAACTGAAATATTTACAGATATCAGTAAAGCAGCTGAGCAGGTGGCTATTGCTTCTGATGAACTAACGACGATTACGACTTCGTTGAACTAG
- a CDS encoding cellulase family glycosylhydrolase has product MGKKIASLSLAFILLFISLGIIPPTTVHALPGVAQYGQIKVSGNQLVSQSGQPIQLKGMSSHGLQWYGGYVNKDSIKWLRDDWGINVFRAAMYTSSGGYISNPSVKEKVKEAVEAAIDLGIYVIIDWHILSDNDPNMYKQQSKEFFREMATLYGHYPNVIYEIANEPNGSNVTWNNSIKPYAEEVIPVIRAIDPDNIIIVGTGTWSQDIHHAADNPLNYSNIMYALHFYAGTHGQFLRDRIDYAMNKGAAIFVSEWGTSDASGNGGPYLTQAKQWTDFMDSRKLSWANWSLADKAEASAALLPGASTRGGWTTGQLSASGNFVRDQIRGSGTITPPPTVPSAPTGVTAIAGNAQVNLSWNAVSGATSYNVKRRTSATSGSYTTVATGLTTPTFTNTALTNGTTYYYVVTAVNSAGESSNSTQVSATPTGSPTPPSSGNLVIQYRAADTNATDNQMKPHFRIVNNGSSAINMSDLTIRYWYTIDGEQPQTFTCDWAQIGCSNIQGSFVKMGSAKAGADHYIEIKFTGGTISAGGYSGEIQTRINKNNWSNFNESNDYSFDPTKTGFSNWNRVTLYQNGTLIYGIEP; this is encoded by the coding sequence ATGGGTAAGAAAATAGCTTCCCTCAGTTTAGCTTTTATTCTACTATTTATTTCCTTAGGAATTATCCCACCCACTACTGTTCATGCATTGCCAGGTGTCGCTCAATATGGACAAATCAAAGTGTCAGGAAACCAACTTGTAAGTCAATCCGGTCAACCGATCCAATTAAAAGGGATGAGTTCACATGGGCTTCAATGGTATGGTGGCTACGTCAATAAAGATAGTATCAAATGGTTACGAGATGATTGGGGAATCAATGTATTCCGAGCAGCAATGTACACTAGTTCTGGTGGATATATTTCTAATCCTTCCGTTAAGGAAAAAGTAAAAGAAGCCGTTGAAGCGGCAATTGACCTAGGAATCTATGTCATTATCGATTGGCATATTTTATCGGATAATGACCCGAATATGTACAAACAACAGTCAAAAGAATTCTTTAGAGAAATGGCAACATTATATGGCCACTATCCAAATGTCATTTATGAGATTGCAAATGAGCCAAACGGTAGTAATGTAACGTGGAACAATAGCATCAAGCCGTACGCTGAGGAAGTCATCCCAGTGATTCGTGCGATTGACCCTGATAATATTATCATTGTTGGAACGGGAACTTGGAGCCAGGATATTCATCATGCGGCTGATAATCCGTTAAACTACAGTAATATCATGTACGCTCTTCATTTCTATGCGGGAACACATGGTCAGTTTTTACGAGACCGTATTGACTATGCAATGAACAAAGGAGCTGCCATATTCGTTTCAGAGTGGGGTACAAGTGATGCTTCAGGAAATGGAGGTCCTTATCTTACTCAAGCGAAACAATGGACAGATTTTATGGACAGTCGCAAGTTAAGTTGGGCCAACTGGTCCTTGGCTGATAAAGCAGAGGCCTCTGCTGCACTTTTACCAGGAGCAAGCACTCGAGGTGGTTGGACAACTGGCCAATTAAGTGCATCAGGTAATTTTGTTCGAGACCAAATTAGAGGAAGTGGAACAATAACTCCACCACCAACTGTTCCATCAGCCCCAACAGGAGTAACAGCAATAGCTGGGAATGCTCAAGTCAATTTATCTTGGAATGCGGTAAGTGGCGCAACAAGTTATAATGTAAAACGGCGTACTTCTGCGACTAGTGGCAGTTATACAACGGTAGCAACTGGCTTGACAACTCCAACATTTACGAATACAGCATTAACAAACGGTACGACATACTATTACGTCGTGACAGCCGTCAACAGTGCGGGTGAAAGTAGTAATTCAACACAAGTAAGTGCGACGCCAACAGGTTCACCTACACCTCCATCAAGTGGGAATTTGGTAATTCAATACCGTGCGGCTGACACAAATGCTACAGATAACCAAATGAAGCCTCATTTCCGGATTGTTAATAATGGATCCTCAGCCATTAACATGAGTGATTTAACGATTCGTTATTGGTATACAATTGACGGAGAGCAACCACAGACCTTCACTTGTGATTGGGCTCAGATAGGATGTTCGAATATTCAAGGGTCCTTTGTAAAAATGGGTTCAGCTAAAGCAGGTGCAGATCATTATATCGAAATTAAATTCACCGGGGGCACCATTTCAGCTGGAGGTTATAGTGGGGAAATACAAACGAGAATTAATAAAAACAATTGGAGTAACTTCAATGAAAGTAATGATTACTCTTTCGACCCAACAAAAACAGGATTTTCTAATTGGAATCGAGTAACATTGTATCAAAATGGGACTTTGATTTACGGGATAGAGCCGTAA
- a CDS encoding glycoside hydrolase family 6 protein, translating to MRNKKTLKKTSLSFIVITLLMSFILSNLVAPSFAAETRVDNPFVGATAYINPDYADLIDTSIARTSDPTLRAKMETIKSYPTAVWLDRIAAIHGGEVNSGRKSLEDHLDLALQQKQGTTPMTVTIVVYNFPGRDCAALASNGELPMTQAGLQRYKTEYIDEITEVLSKSKFRDLRIVTVIEVDGLPNLVTNLNVPECAQAKSTGVYEDAAVYALEELSKIPNVYNYMDIAHAGWLGWDNNIQGVVQLYADVVKRTSKGFDSVSGFITNTSNYTPVAEPFLPNSDLNIGGQPIRSSSFYEWNPMLDEADFTAALHRRFVQAGFPSSIGFLVDTSRNGWGGESRPSAVSTSSNLNTYVNESRIDRRAHRGLWCNVDGAGMGFAPEAAPAGYEGSYIDAFVWVKPPGESDGASEYIPNDEGKNADPNCDPTHRSSLGVMTGAMPDAPLAGHWFHEQFVMLVQNAYPAIPTSGTPPGPTVPSAPTGVTATAGNAQVSLTWDAVSGATSYTVKRRTSPTGSLTTVATGLTSTSFTNTSLTNGTTYYYVVTAVNSAGESVNSTQVSATPSAPQQNVPAAPTGVTATAGNEQVSLSWNAVSGATSYTVKRRTSPTGALTTVATGLTSTSYTNTSLTNGTTYYYVVTAVNSAGESANSSQVSATPTAPPTTPTGNLVVQYRDADRNATGNQIKPHFRIVNNGTTAVNLSDLTLRYYYTIDGEQPQTFNCDWSQIGCSNIQGSFVKMATPKTGADHYIEIKFTGGSISAGGNTGEIQARINKNNWSNYNENNDYSFDGTKTSFANWDRVTLYQNGTLIYGIEP from the coding sequence TTGAGGAATAAAAAAACGTTAAAGAAAACGAGTCTTTCTTTTATCGTTATAACGCTTCTCATGTCGTTTATTTTAAGTAACTTAGTTGCACCATCATTCGCAGCTGAAACTCGAGTGGATAATCCTTTTGTCGGGGCAACCGCTTATATTAACCCAGATTATGCTGACTTGATAGACACTTCGATCGCACGAACATCCGATCCAACGTTACGTGCAAAAATGGAAACAATTAAAAGCTATCCAACTGCCGTTTGGTTAGATAGAATTGCTGCTATTCATGGCGGTGAAGTCAATAGTGGCAGAAAAAGCTTAGAAGATCATCTTGATTTAGCTCTTCAACAAAAACAAGGCACTACACCAATGACAGTTACAATCGTTGTCTATAATTTTCCTGGTCGTGATTGCGCAGCGTTAGCATCAAATGGTGAATTACCAATGACGCAAGCTGGTCTTCAACGATATAAGACGGAATATATTGATGAGATTACAGAGGTGTTATCTAAATCTAAGTTTAGAGATCTTAGAATTGTAACTGTTATTGAGGTGGATGGTCTACCAAACCTTGTAACAAATTTAAATGTACCAGAATGTGCACAAGCAAAATCAACTGGAGTTTATGAAGATGCTGCTGTATATGCATTAGAAGAGCTTTCAAAAATTCCAAATGTTTATAACTATATGGACATTGCTCATGCCGGATGGTTAGGTTGGGATAACAACATTCAAGGTGTCGTTCAGCTTTATGCTGACGTCGTTAAAAGAACGTCTAAAGGATTCGATAGTGTGAGTGGTTTCATTACGAATACATCAAACTACACACCGGTTGCAGAACCATTCTTACCAAATTCAGACTTGAATATTGGTGGACAGCCAATCAGAAGCTCGAGCTTTTATGAATGGAATCCAATGTTAGATGAGGCTGATTTTACAGCTGCATTACACCGTAGATTTGTTCAAGCAGGTTTTCCTTCAAGTATCGGATTCCTAGTCGATACTTCTCGTAATGGATGGGGTGGAGAAAGTCGACCTTCTGCTGTTTCGACTTCATCAAATTTAAATACGTATGTAAATGAGAGTCGAATTGACCGTCGTGCACACCGTGGATTATGGTGCAATGTAGATGGCGCTGGAATGGGATTTGCGCCGGAAGCAGCTCCAGCTGGTTATGAAGGTTCTTACATTGATGCATTTGTATGGGTCAAGCCACCGGGAGAGTCGGATGGTGCCAGTGAGTATATTCCAAATGACGAAGGGAAAAATGCTGACCCTAACTGTGACCCAACTCATCGATCAAGTCTAGGTGTTATGACAGGTGCAATGCCTGACGCTCCATTAGCGGGTCACTGGTTCCATGAACAGTTTGTGATGCTCGTGCAAAATGCATATCCTGCAATCCCAACGAGTGGCACTCCTCCAGGACCTACAGTACCTTCTGCACCGACAGGAGTAACGGCAACTGCCGGAAATGCACAAGTCAGCTTAACGTGGGATGCGGTAAGTGGAGCAACAAGCTATACGGTAAAACGAAGAACGTCTCCAACAGGGTCGTTAACGACAGTTGCGACCGGATTAACTTCAACAAGTTTCACAAATACAAGCTTAACAAACGGAACGACGTATTATTACGTTGTAACCGCAGTGAATAGCGCAGGAGAAAGTGTAAACTCAACGCAAGTCAGTGCAACACCATCAGCACCACAACAAAATGTACCAGCAGCACCAACAGGAGTAACAGCAACTGCCGGAAATGAACAAGTCAGCTTATCGTGGAATGCGGTGAGTGGAGCAACAAGCTATACGGTAAAACGAAGAACATCACCAACAGGCGCGTTAACAACAGTAGCAACAGGGTTAACATCCACAAGCTACACCAATACAAGTTTAACAAACGGAACGACGTATTATTACGTTGTAACCGCAGTAAATAGTGCCGGAGAAAGTGCGAATTCATCCCAAGTCAGTGCAACTCCGACAGCACCGCCAACAACACCGACTGGAAATCTTGTAGTCCAGTATCGTGATGCAGATAGAAATGCAACGGGTAATCAAATCAAACCGCATTTCCGCATTGTCAATAATGGAACAACTGCAGTTAATTTAAGCGATCTAACACTTCGTTATTACTATACAATTGATGGAGAGCAACCACAGACATTTAATTGTGATTGGTCACAAATTGGTTGCTCTAACATCCAAGGCTCATTTGTAAAAATGGCGACACCAAAAACTGGTGCTGACCATTATATCGAAATTAAGTTTACAGGTGGAAGCATTTCGGCTGGAGGCAACACAGGAGAAATTCAAGCTAGAATTAATAAAAACAATTGGAGTAATTACAACGAAAACAATGATTATTCGTTTGATGGCACGAAAACATCATTTGCCAATTGGGACCGAGTCACGTTATACCAAAACGGAACATTAATTTACGGTATCGAACCGTAA
- a CDS encoding MFS transporter, protein MKELRILSPLMIYLFFAYANLMIFASYMPVYYQHKGLSETDIGWLLAVGPFATIFAQPIWGFLSDKYKSYKKMILWSLSGAVLVSFIVFSVNTFWAFMLSVFLIFLFIPPLTALGDSLAQKTAAERNISFGQLRMWGSLGFGICTLIVGFFLSKYGIQYVMVPYWILAALLCAAALSLKDIKSTNKPVTLFTALQLKNNKKLMYFLAIIMLVSISHRANDSFLGIYIISLGGDESLIGSAWFVGVISETIILATSAWWFRRFHPLTFITIAAALYSMRWFFMASITEPGYILLFQAFHGVTFGLFYICAFHFVTKLVPEEIQATGHVLFITVFFGVSGIIGSLFGGWMIESFGHSPLYQYLGISSIIGVVCLVGYRKWLDRLVENEDIERNGAST, encoded by the coding sequence ATGAAGGAGCTTCGTATACTTAGCCCTTTGATGATTTATTTGTTTTTTGCGTATGCAAACTTAATGATTTTTGCGAGTTATATGCCAGTTTATTATCAACATAAAGGTTTAAGTGAAACAGACATTGGTTGGCTTTTAGCAGTAGGCCCCTTTGCGACGATATTTGCGCAACCCATATGGGGTTTTTTAAGTGACAAATATAAGTCCTATAAAAAAATGATTTTATGGTCACTTTCAGGGGCTGTTCTCGTATCCTTTATCGTTTTTAGCGTAAATACATTTTGGGCCTTCATGCTAAGTGTGTTTTTGATTTTTTTATTTATCCCACCATTAACAGCGCTAGGGGATAGCTTAGCTCAAAAAACGGCTGCCGAACGTAACATTAGTTTTGGTCAGTTGCGAATGTGGGGCTCATTAGGCTTTGGGATTTGCACTTTAATCGTCGGTTTCTTCCTTTCGAAATATGGGATTCAGTATGTGATGGTTCCTTATTGGATTTTAGCTGCTTTGCTATGTGCTGCGGCTTTGTCTTTAAAGGACATTAAATCTACAAATAAACCAGTTACTTTGTTTACGGCACTACAATTGAAAAATAATAAGAAATTAATGTACTTTCTAGCGATCATCATGCTTGTTTCAATAAGCCACCGAGCAAATGATAGTTTCTTGGGGATTTATATTATAAGCCTGGGCGGAGACGAATCATTAATTGGTTCAGCATGGTTTGTTGGGGTTATCTCAGAAACGATAATACTAGCCACGAGTGCATGGTGGTTTCGACGATTTCACCCGCTTACATTTATTACGATTGCTGCAGCTTTATATAGCATGAGATGGTTTTTTATGGCTTCGATTACAGAGCCAGGATACATCCTGTTATTTCAGGCTTTTCACGGAGTGACATTTGGTCTCTTTTATATTTGCGCGTTTCATTTTGTAACAAAACTAGTACCAGAGGAAATACAAGCTACAGGGCATGTTCTTTTCATTACCGTCTTTTTCGGAGTGTCTGGCATCATAGGTTCGTTGTTCGGGGGATGGATGATAGAATCATTTGGACATAGCCCGTTATATCAATATTTGGGAATCAGTTCTATTATCGGTGTGGTTTGTCTAGTAGGATACCGAAAATGGCTGGATCGATTAGTAGAAAATGAGGATATAGAACGAAACGGAGCTAGCACCTAG
- a CDS encoding EAL-associated domain-containing protein, with protein MDPLDVLINKNQISAFYQPIISADKQIVVGYEVFARMNTEEGPQSLGSFFNDDSIPEEYRDEIDDHVQTLALEKGLLNPELYLFLNINIHSLVKDDGDRLMDKLFSYQKKGISLERIVLEIKESDYATNYSDIKHLITYIQSTGVNIAIGNVGISSSNLERLAKLNPNIVKVNVGFLEGDKFPELYRDVLHSLSVLTRKLGATLLFEGIDTYSKLNFAWKNGARYYQGYYLGRPTDSFVDVEFCKGTIKKEFHHFIDYERKKIKSQLQLADSLTQSLKLTLKSIKSYDLYDEMVISIAKALTDTTFRVYLCDQDGFQQSSNAVKSDEGIWKLEKESRQKNWSWRPYFLENIVRMDFEKKGILSDLYTDIEKDEMIRTFSYPMENGLFLFIDIPYSYLYEQDGLL; from the coding sequence ATGGATCCATTAGATGTTCTTATAAATAAAAATCAAATAAGTGCTTTTTACCAGCCTATCATAAGTGCAGATAAACAAATTGTTGTCGGATACGAGGTTTTTGCTCGGATGAATACTGAAGAAGGCCCGCAAAGTCTAGGATCTTTTTTTAATGATGATTCGATTCCAGAAGAGTATCGTGATGAAATTGATGATCATGTTCAAACTCTTGCACTAGAAAAAGGATTATTGAATCCAGAACTCTATCTTTTTCTAAATATAAACATTCACTCGTTAGTAAAGGATGATGGGGACCGTTTAATGGATAAGTTATTCTCTTATCAAAAGAAAGGGATTTCTTTGGAGAGGATTGTTCTAGAGATAAAAGAAAGTGACTATGCCACAAATTATTCAGACATAAAGCATTTAATCACGTACATCCAAAGTACAGGCGTAAATATAGCGATTGGAAATGTCGGGATTTCATCAAGTAACCTAGAACGTTTAGCGAAACTTAATCCTAACATTGTAAAAGTAAATGTCGGTTTTCTAGAGGGGGATAAATTTCCGGAGCTTTATCGTGATGTCCTTCATTCGCTATCGGTGTTAACGAGAAAGCTAGGAGCTACCTTGTTGTTTGAAGGCATTGATACGTATTCTAAATTAAATTTTGCTTGGAAAAATGGAGCAAGATATTACCAAGGCTATTATTTAGGAAGACCTACAGATTCATTCGTTGATGTTGAATTTTGCAAGGGTACGATAAAAAAAGAATTTCACCATTTTATTGATTATGAGCGAAAAAAAATAAAGTCTCAACTTCAATTAGCAGATAGTCTTACACAGTCTTTAAAGCTTACCTTAAAATCAATCAAGTCATATGACCTATATGATGAGATGGTGATTTCAATTGCTAAAGCATTAACTGACACGACTTTCCGAGTGTATCTATGTGACCAAGATGGATTTCAGCAGTCGTCGAATGCTGTGAAATCGGATGAAGGAATTTGGAAGCTTGAAAAAGAGAGCCGCCAAAAAAACTGGAGTTGGCGTCCTTATTTTCTTGAAAATATAGTAAGAATGGATTTTGAGAAAAAAGGAATTCTTTCGGATTTATATACAGATATTGAAAAAGACGAAATGATTAGAACGTTTTCCTACCCAATGGAAAATGGATTGTTTTTATTTATTGATATCCCCTATTCCTATTTATATGAACAGGACGGGTTACTGTAG
- a CDS encoding TIGR03943 family putative permease subunit, which translates to MTFHSDRFFRALLLACLAAMIFYLDATGALLQFLHSEYIVLTQIASIILLFLFFLEAKAIWTPKRDDEHDEMCAYFGCGHEKTTFFSAKSFFTYGGFLFILVASFFLPIQTLDHSIAMNRTVIPVLDQVATSNHGQKEKIVILTNDNFSEMTNQIYQEPKKYAGKTIKLSGMLHKADGLEENQFMISRFVVTHCIADARIIQFISEFQDLPHISGEDAWVTIQGELTYVLTPKGKMPYVLVHEWEKTEMPENPYVH; encoded by the coding sequence TTGACGTTTCATAGTGATAGATTTTTTCGTGCCTTGTTATTAGCTTGTTTGGCAGCGATGATTTTTTACCTTGATGCCACGGGAGCTTTATTACAATTTCTTCATTCAGAGTATATCGTCTTAACACAAATAGCCTCCATCATTCTATTATTTTTATTTTTTTTAGAAGCCAAAGCCATTTGGACACCGAAAAGAGATGATGAACATGATGAGATGTGTGCGTATTTTGGGTGTGGTCATGAAAAAACAACCTTTTTTTCTGCTAAATCATTTTTTACCTATGGTGGGTTTCTCTTCATTTTAGTAGCGAGTTTCTTTTTGCCTATCCAAACGCTAGACCATTCAATAGCTATGAATCGAACGGTCATACCAGTGCTAGATCAAGTGGCCACAAGTAATCATGGTCAGAAAGAAAAAATAGTTATCTTAACTAATGATAATTTTTCGGAAATGACAAATCAAATCTACCAAGAGCCAAAAAAGTATGCTGGAAAAACAATCAAACTAAGCGGTATGCTTCATAAAGCGGATGGCCTAGAAGAAAATCAGTTTATGATTTCTAGATTTGTCGTGACTCATTGTATCGCTGATGCGAGAATTATTCAGTTTATCAGTGAATTTCAGGACCTACCACATATAAGTGGAGAGGATGCATGGGTAACGATTCAAGGGGAATTGACATATGTGTTGACTCCGAAAGGGAAAATGCCATATGTTCTTGTTCATGAATGGGAGAAAACTGAAATGCCAGAAAATCCCTATGTACACTAA